A stretch of DNA from Oncorhynchus keta strain PuntledgeMale-10-30-2019 chromosome 17, Oket_V2, whole genome shotgun sequence:
ATTGCATATTCCGGATTTGAATGGTGCAGAGTATATTTCCACTCCCCTTTGACTAGTGTGCCCACCACTCATTGCAGCATAAAACTCCTCTGCTCCACCAACATTATATAAATAGTCCTGATCTCGTCTGACCAATAAACAGCCGCCAGAATCATGACAGGACTGAACGTAGTAGCTAATGTAGTAGTTCTTGGGACAGGCAGAGTTGGAAAATCTGGTAATACTGAATCTAATATTTCTCATTTATAATATGTGCAATGTATTCAAAAGTCTTCAGTGGTCCATTTTAGTCAGGATTAGTTTTTGCTTAATTGGCATTGCTGACTGAATCCATTATTTTTCTCAAAATACAAATGGTAAAAATGATGATAATTATTTCACAGCGCTGACAGTCCGCTTCTTAACTAGAAGATTCATTGGAGAATATGGGGAAATTGGTAagtttagttggtctgtcatcaCCAGCTATTGTAGTATCAAGTAAACATTTtactactatatactgtacaacTAAATTAATACTTATGTTAATTCCTTTCAGAATCAATCTTCAGCCACAATGTTATCGTGGATGGAAGGGACATAACTTTTAACATCTGGGATTCACCGTATTATCAGGTATTACAAAATGTTAACATTTATTCTGTTTCATGTGCTATCATAATGATGTCATATACTCCATTTTGGTTTTACATGGCATTGGGCAAAGCTAATGTATTCACTCTTATGAAATGACTGCAGGCATTGAGCATATTTGACAACTTAAAACAGAGCACTTCAGTTAGTCATAGGCTACTTTATAAGTGCCTATGTGGGACACAGATTTGTGATGCTTCCATTTCCCTGTACTGCAGTGAGTATTACTGTCAAAAAAAGTGCCTGGTTGTCTTCGACATGAATCCCATtttaccagtggtggaaaaagtacccaattgtcatacttgagtaaaagaacttaatagaaaattactcaagtataAAAGGAGTCACCTAGTAAAATACTATTGGAGTAAAAGTCTAGAAGTATTTGGTTTTgaatatacagtacagtaatatacagtattaaaaaaatgaaattgcaaaaatatacttaagtatcaaaagtataaatcattcaaaatacttaaattaaaaaattaaactTGTGCCATCTGGTTCTTAtcgatagccaggggcacgctccaacacttcGACTTCAtttatttacaaacaaagcatctGTGTTTAgggagtctgccagatcagaggcagtagagatgaccaaggatgctctcttgataagtgcggGAATTGGaccatttctgtcctgctaagcattcaaaacaGTTTTGGGTGTTAGGTAAAATGTATGAAGGtaaaatgtatgaagtaaaaaggacattattttctttaggaatgtagtgaagtaaaataatatatacaaacacagtacagataccccaaaaaactacttaagtagaactttaaagtatttttttttacttaagtactttacaccactgcattttACTAGCACCCTGCATGGCCGCAGTGACTGGACACCATCTCTATCAGCCCAGAGAAATAGGGCTTACATGGACTAACTTATCCCACGATTGGTCCTTTCCCAAATACAAAAATCGCTCATTCTTTGATCCAAGCAAGCCTATATCAATTGTATATATTATTTTAACCTTTTCCAGGACCTGTCCAGGGAGACCTCCCTATATGAGAAGAGAGTCCAGTGGGCAGACGGTTTTGTCCTGGTCTATAGCATCTGTGACAGGGCTAGCTTCAACGCTGTCACCAAGCTGATCCAGTCCATCAAGGACAACAAGGACTACCTGGGCATGGACAAGGTGCCCATTGTGATCGTGGGCAACAAGAAGGACCTGAATCACAGACGGACAGTCCTCAGTGAGGAGGGCAGACTGCTAGCCCTCACCACAGCCTGCCAGTTCTATGAGGTTACAGCTGCTGAGAACTACCACAGTATCCTCATGGTGTTTCATGGACTAATAGACAGGATACGGGCTTCCAAGTCATCCATTAAGAGGCCAGCTGGAATCAAGGGTATAGTGAAAATCATGTCTGCAGTTTTTACCAGGGAAAAAAAAACAGATTCGCTGTGATACTATGGCACAGAGGAATacattatacagtgcatttggaaagtattttgtaatgttacagccttattctaaaattgattaaattattccccccccccctcaaatctacacacaataccccataatgacaaagcgaaaagagattttttttaaaatgtcaatgtaaatacagaaataccttatttacataagtactcagaccctttgctatgagactcggtgcatcctgcttccattgatcatccttcaatTGATTggcaatgcatgtcagagcaaaacccaagcaATGAGGTAGAAGGAATCGTCTGTAGAGGTGCTAgataggattgtgttgaggcacagagcTGGGAAAAGGTACCAACAAAaacttctgcagcattgaaggtcccccaaaacagtggcctccatcattcttaaatgaagaagtttggatccaccaagactcttccaagagctagCCGCacagccaaattgagcaatcaggggagaagggcattggtcagggaggtgaccaagaacctgatggtcactctgacagagctccaaagttcctctgtggagatgagaaccttacagaaggagaaccatctctgcagccctccaccgatcaggcctttatggtagtgaccagacggaagccaggGATTGTATATTACTTACACGGAAACAATTCTTTACTGTAACTGTCCTAAAGCTGCTCCTTAcactgaatacttttgcaaagaAATGCATGCGAATGTGATGGCAGTACAATTCTGTGGCTGTCTGGTAAAAGGTGCCAAAGTTGGCTCAAAGAGCAAAATGATTATGAAATTACTACTATCTTCAACCTTCATAGGGCAAGCACTTAATTGATTTCATATACAAACATCACCTTTTTGTACACGAGTACTTTAAGATGGGAGACAAGGATCCAGGAAATGAATACAATTGTAATATATTGAAATCATTGTACTGTACAAAACACTTGAGAAGTATAACTGTATCTATATTTTCCTATACAGCAATTAAACACTcatgacaacaaaaaaaatcttATGAGCTAAATAAAACCCCTTTACCTTCATCTTATTCAATGTATGCATGATGGGGAAACTGGAATCAATATTGGGCTCCCCTAGACAGAATGAGCAGAACATGACAGATGGAACAAATAAAAGTTGCTTTCAGATGAAATACTACAAAATGAATCAAAATGAATTCAAGGCAGGTAAGGATTTAATGCAAAGTGAGGGTAAACAAAAACATGTGCTATTAAGAAACAGTAATGAAAGAATATTCTGTATGGTTTAAATTCATGCATGTCCCTCATCGTGATAAAATACGGGTTATTTCTTCAAGACAATGTTTTGTTCAATATTTTCCTATGGTATGTAGTTAAGAAAAAAAGGATTCAGAGTCAGATCTCCTCAAATCCATTATTAATCCCAGAAGGAGAGCTCAAGGTGGACAGGATCAAGGCACTTCGCTTCATTGGAATATCTGTAGCCAAAGCTAATGAGTACAGTCATATTGTTTCAGACATGCTTTTAGATCTTCTTTTGGATACCTGTCAACAGAATAGGAGCGATGCTTTGGCCCTTTTCTTATTTTTACAATTTCACAAAGAAGCACATATCATATAAGTACTAAACACCAGAagtgggaccaagtcattgttttacaagtcacaagtcTGAAGTCAAGTCCCAATtcaagacaggcaagtccgagtcaagtctcaagtcaagaccgACAAGTATCATGTCAAGTCTCAAGTTAAGACCTAAACTTTGAGTtctaaacaagtcataatgttcttacccaaatgtaataccatttcatagttttaacaagagtaatagttaaattacatttacgcaaatcatgaatgcttttaaaaatatatttcttactttccaaataaacttaatttccatggaaatacatggaACCATAAAAAAATACCCCCCCCAATAGCGGTCGACAAACGAGGATCGCAATTGGGCGAGGTTTAGTTTGCACACAATTGCCCAACCTTAACACACAGTAGGCTAACACAGTAGGCTAACATATGTCAATGGctttaggaacagcagtaacatcaggcaggatttaggctaccaactgcctaACCAGTTGTAGCGCAAACTTGGGTGCAATGATCCCGTTCCCGCACTGACTGACTCATGGTTCATTGATATAACGTTACGTTAGCCAACATGCTACACTGGCAAAGTTGAGtgatatagctgtcggctatattagccaTGACTTACCATTCTTTGTGTagcttcaaatgtcgaacaaGTTGGAAGATGTTGCGCCTCCTGTCATTTTCTTCCCGCATGTTTTGCAAATTGCAATCCATTTTTTGTTGATACCCAAAATTATATAAAGACTATGCTGTATCATCTTTCCATGGGCTCCATCTAAATTCACTCGCCGAAGTTCCTCTGCCGCGCACAActttctcagctggcacaatttgattggctgcggTCCAATTCAAAATGGAATCCATTAAATTaagagttgatgcgctgcacacaatttttttttttttttaaataaaaattgggcttggggagggtatcaagtcagttCGAGTCAAAAGGCTCAAGTCACGAGTCActggtgttaaagtcaaagttgagttgcaagtcatcatatttgtgactcgagtccacacctctgctaAACACACATCATATAAGTACATTGGAACTTCGACACACCTAAATGCACTTGCTATTATTGCATAAAAGCTCAACAAATTATGTTGCAATGTTTGAATCACAGCCTTGTTGTACGCTAATATTAAATTGCTGCTAGTTGACGCTGTTAGCCATGCATTAGAGTTGTGTCCTTCTGCATGATCTCCACAGTGACAATGTATTTAGCGGTGGGGCTGTAGCGGGTGGTACAGTATGCACAGAGTGTGAGGAGTTGTGGAACCTCACAGCGATCTCTCCTCTGTGGGATGAGCTGGCTGGAGACAGGTGTAGGACTAGACCAGTATCCTCCTCTGCTTTTGTGAATCTTCCTCAGTACCCTCTGCTTGAGGAGCTGGGCCTGGTCAGAGATCTGGGGCTCCCAGTCCTCATCCCCAGCACAGCAATCAGGCTCAGACCCCTTGTTGGAGGATAACCCTGGTATTGCTTGGTGGTATTGATGCTTGTTATGTATGCATGGCAACCTATACAactggtacatttacatttaagtcatttagcagacgctctaatccagagcgacttagttaCTAGCATTCAAAATCACATATTAACCATTGCAACTACATGGTTATTCCCACTGATGTGGTTGGTCTTATACTAACAGTCCTGTTCCAACACGGCTCCTGACTCCGCAGACGATGGATTCCATTCCGGTACCAGGAGACCATTCTAAAATTCAATTCCTCTAGTTGTATGGTGTGCTTGTGAACTTGGTCTGACCCTCCAGACCAGCAAGATTCCCTCACACCTCATTACAGAGAACTCCCAGGGGACTGCCTAATGTGCAGACAGACACTAGCCTGGGAGGCTGCATGGCAGGTAAGCTGGTGCCAGACCCATTGGAGTCCCCCGTCTGTCTGGGTGTAAGGAAACATGCCAGAGCTTAATGAAGCAGACCAGGGTCTGTCTGTGGCACAAACAGCTCACCATAACATTCTATGACTCCCTGAAGGCCATGCCTCAGCAGGATTCTGTGTTATAAAACAACCTGATGGAGACAGCTCACCTGTCAGACCCTTCTCTGGATTTATGCAACAGAGAATAAGTGTACTATAACAGAACTGCCATCAGAAATACAAACAGGGAATGTATTTTTGAATAAGAAATTAAACTACTACATTTGAGAAATGTGAGTATGTGCCTATGAACATCAAACCTCAAAACAAGTATGGTGTGCATGGGATGAGCAGTTGGCTTTCATTCTGTTTAATACCAACAGATAGAACCacacactgtactgtagatgtcagtgagGTCCTTGTTCCACATGGCTAGCTCTTTAGAGAGCATTTCTTATTAAGGACGTGCACATGCAGGCTATTCCAAGCCTTCAGCACACCCTAATTTTACAGATGCACTTTCATTACTGGAGACAAAGACACTATATTAAGTTCAGTTCCAAACCATGTTAGAATTTCGCTGTCACACACTAGACTTAACCAGCAGTTTTGTTTTAAGCCACCAGACATTGTCAAAGTAAAAAGTTCACATCAATGTCTGAAGTAATCTTACAAATAACCTGCCCTTGCAAATTTGAGACACGCGTTCTGAGAATGCAACAAATTAGAATTTCAGATGGTGTTTTCAAAGAAAAGCCAACTAGACCTGCCTGCTGTTTGTTCAGGGGATCAGCAGATGTATGATGTCAGGGAGATATTGAATGAAATTCTGATTGATTCATTGGCAGTGTCTAAAATCTGGCTTGCCTACTActtacttaaaaaaaatatatattttaccaggcaagtcagttaagaacaaattcttattttcaattacggcctaggaacagtgggttaactgcctgttcaggggcagaacgacagattttgtaccctgtcagctcagggatttgaacttgcaacctttcggttactagtccaatgctctaaccactaggctaccctgccaccctgaaCTGCATATTGTGCACTACTCTTAAGCAACAAATATCAGCATACTATGCTCATCTTACTGAGAATGTGATATCTAATGGGCAATTGCGTTGTTTCCCGCCATTCATTTGTTTTGGTAGTGTCCCCTCAGCTGAAATCTGACACACGTGGGTCTCGAATGATGAGCGTGTGCAGATAATTCTACCagataaaaagctgaaataagtatCAAATCCTTGCATTTAAAGTAAGGGTGTCATGCAACCCAAAAATCTCAGGGGGCACAAAGTGAGGATagcttgcttttctaaagtcgaCCATCCTTGCCAGCAGGCAAGCTAGCTACTCTAAATTCATTAATAGCCTGAAATGACGTCTTGGTAGCAAGGTTTGGAGATTGGGAACCTATATGGGGCTAGCTAAAGCCAGCTTCCTAAAATGGCTAGGTGTCTAGTAGTATTACTGAGAAACAAAATCTACATTTTTACTACCCAAATAAACATTTGAATTTCACATACCCAAAATGACTTTTTAGAAGGCAAGTACAGGTTTTCGGACACAGCCACAATATTTCATTAGGAAGCTCTTTGAACAGACCGGCAATTGAGGCTAAATACACTCTGGTATGAGCTATAAAGGGCAGTATCCATGCAGGCCTTTAAATCTGCTGACATTAACCAGAAAGCATTGGCTCACCTTCAGGTGACTTTGAACATACATCAAGGTATAGTCTTGCCCTCATCTGTACTTTTTTAAAAAGAATATACCCTATGTACAAACCCAGTAAAGATAAGAAAAGATTAGGCATATCACGGTCATACTGACCTGGCACATGATACCTATTTGGTTCAGATGAATGCAGTCTTTTGTAATTAAaaaagataaattaactgagtttAAGTATTTTGTGCCACAGCTGACAAAGCATCTAGTTCTAACAGTGTTGTCGCTTTGTCCATGTGGAGCTTATGTTGAGTTTTTGGTCATCTTTTTGCCCCTTAGGTCTAGAGGGTCAATGGCAATACCACAGGAGTGAAATGGGTATTTTCTCTCTGCTTGTCATCATGGCACATTTTCCTAAGCCACAGCTGATCAATTCCCACAGACAATGTAATTTCCCTTATTGAATACAACCTGCCTTTATCTCATTACTGAGGAAGCAACTGAATCAGGTTGGATTACAGGTTCACTCAATGTACAGTAAACCTGGGCAACACTGGAAAACAAGATGACAAGACACTGAAGATTAAGAAAACAAGTGTGAAAAGTTTGGAATAACTAAATCAATTTGTCACAGGAAAAGTcactaaattaaataaataatgttGGTAGTTTGACTGAATCCAGTATACAGTACATATTGTTCTGTTTGGCCTCAATTTTTTTTATATAACAATATCATATTACTGTATAGTATAGAGAAATAAGGACTAGTGTGGGGAAAGAATGTCCACTGCCTACAGCAGACAGTAAACAGTAATAAAACAGCATTCTTGGACCACGGTGCTCCAAATAAACATCACCCCACATCCTGCTTGACAAGTTACCAAGGGAACTATTTTAAAAGCCCATGATAGGTGCTTTACAGAAATTTCCAGTGTATAATACATTTTTTCTACAAAAATTGAGGGTGGAATTTATGAGTAAGGGCACTATCAATTAAAGTGTATAGGTGTGCCATTGAGCCAACATTCAATGTACTGACCTTCACCAGGTGAGTCAATACAGGAGCCATACCGTGTACAAAACAACTACCTGTAACGTCAGatttcctct
This window harbors:
- the si:dkeyp-59c12.1 gene encoding ras-related and estrogen-regulated growth inhibitor-like protein, with the translated sequence MTGLNVVANVVVLGTGRVGKSALTVRFLTRRFIGEYGEIESIFSHNVIVDGRDITFNIWDSPYYQDLSRETSLYEKRVQWADGFVLVYSICDRASFNAVTKLIQSIKDNKDYLGMDKVPIVIVGNKKDLNHRRTVLSEEGRLLALTTACQFYEVTAAENYHSILMVFHGLIDRIRASKSSIKRPAGIKGIVKIMSAVFTREKKTDSL